A part of Maridesulfovibrio bastinii DSM 16055 genomic DNA contains:
- a CDS encoding TetR/AcrR family transcriptional regulator gives MEQEVNGKTQNKNASHNKRGAPKGPRKASARRAALIAAAEKIFTEKGYEAATMDEIAASAGFVKGTLYHYFSNKAELLQALRIEFDRKITARILSNVNKMPTDDWHGRIRAWIEAAVKSYFELNKIHDVVIYGSGMPFRNAMIDSKITNVLSEIIHNGVTAGAWNVEDSRWTAVMMFYSFRGGCDEVMIGTQDADCIVEKLNNLFLRILGI, from the coding sequence ATGGAACAGGAAGTAAATGGCAAAACTCAAAACAAGAATGCAAGCCATAATAAACGAGGGGCACCTAAAGGACCTAGAAAAGCCAGCGCAAGGCGGGCAGCCCTTATTGCTGCGGCAGAAAAAATTTTTACCGAAAAAGGATATGAAGCAGCTACTATGGACGAAATAGCTGCGTCCGCAGGTTTCGTAAAAGGCACACTCTACCATTATTTTTCAAACAAGGCTGAATTACTTCAAGCCCTGAGAATTGAATTTGACAGAAAAATAACTGCTCGTATTCTATCAAATGTAAACAAAATGCCAACCGACGACTGGCACGGACGTATAAGGGCGTGGATAGAAGCTGCGGTAAAATCATACTTTGAACTCAATAAAATACATGACGTTGTTATTTATGGTTCAGGAATGCCGTTTAGAAATGCTATGATAGATTCTAAAATCACAAATGTTCTTTCCGAAATAATCCATAACGGAGTTACAGCAGGTGCATGGAATGTTGAGGACTCACGCTGGACAGCAGTCATGATGTTTTACAGTTTTCGTGGCGGATGTGATGAAGTAATGATTGGGACTCAGGATGCTGACTGCATTGTTGAAAAGCTAAACAATCTTTTTTTAAGAATATTAGGCATATAA
- a CDS encoding FmdE family protein — protein sequence MNIEDYTFEEFKALARNFHGYAAPGLLIGGYMVAMAKRNLPEGTLFEAIVETNKCLPDAVQLLTLCSTGNNWMKVTNLGRYALSLGDKYTGAGYRVSIDPIQLENYPEIRDWFFKKKAKKDQDIVRLETEIENAGDKICKIEQVTIKNHFLGHKPMQAIEVCPVCKEAYPVCDGPICRGCQGQAPYSLTTMTAQPDNNIKIVPVDQAVGQQTVHDMTRIEPGHFKGPEFKAGQRISIGDVCRLQQMGRFRVAVHSEAEKRHDGSSKSMRHENEVAEKFAARMAGNGINYELPPHEGKIDFTAEINGLLCVNSKKMKEFNLVPQVMVASRHDGTVIKAGNNFAGTRAIPLFLPDDNFQKAMEVLGDEPLFKILPLRKAKVGILVTGTEVFKGIIKDKFIPVITSKVTAYSCSIVKSVIVPDEKEAMHEAIMEIRSAGADMLITTGGLSVDPDDITRQALLENGLTDVLHGVPLLPGTMSLLGRLPENKEYGSLQVLGVPACALYYKTTFLDVILPRLLAGREVTRLELSSMGEGGYCLSCNRCTWPKCGFAK from the coding sequence ATGAATATTGAAGATTATACTTTTGAAGAATTTAAAGCTCTAGCCAGAAATTTTCACGGCTATGCAGCTCCGGGGCTTCTGATCGGTGGGTATATGGTCGCAATGGCAAAAAGGAATCTACCTGAAGGAACTCTTTTCGAGGCGATAGTTGAAACAAACAAATGTCTTCCAGACGCGGTCCAACTTCTGACACTTTGCAGCACTGGTAACAACTGGATGAAAGTAACAAACCTTGGACGTTACGCCCTCTCTCTCGGAGATAAATATACCGGTGCAGGTTACAGGGTCAGCATTGACCCGATACAACTGGAAAACTATCCTGAAATTCGGGACTGGTTTTTTAAAAAAAAGGCTAAGAAGGACCAGGATATAGTCAGGCTTGAAACTGAAATTGAAAATGCCGGCGATAAAATATGCAAAATTGAGCAAGTTACAATCAAAAATCATTTTCTAGGACACAAACCAATGCAGGCAATTGAGGTTTGCCCGGTCTGCAAAGAGGCTTATCCTGTATGTGACGGTCCTATATGCCGTGGATGTCAGGGACAGGCCCCCTATTCTCTTACAACCATGACAGCACAGCCTGACAATAATATAAAAATCGTACCTGTTGATCAGGCAGTCGGACAACAGACAGTCCATGACATGACCAGAATAGAGCCGGGACATTTCAAAGGACCTGAATTCAAGGCAGGACAACGGATTTCCATCGGGGATGTCTGTCGCCTACAGCAGATGGGACGTTTTCGTGTCGCTGTGCACAGTGAAGCTGAAAAAAGACACGATGGCAGTTCTAAAAGTATGCGACATGAAAATGAGGTGGCAGAAAAATTTGCTGCCCGCATGGCCGGAAACGGAATAAATTATGAATTACCACCCCATGAAGGTAAAATTGATTTTACGGCAGAAATAAATGGACTTCTTTGTGTGAATTCAAAAAAAATGAAAGAATTCAACCTTGTTCCACAGGTTATGGTTGCCTCAAGACATGATGGTACCGTTATTAAAGCAGGAAATAACTTTGCAGGAACTCGCGCTATACCGCTTTTCTTACCTGATGATAATTTTCAAAAGGCAATGGAAGTGCTCGGTGATGAGCCACTTTTTAAAATTCTTCCACTTAGAAAAGCTAAAGTGGGTATACTGGTTACAGGCACAGAGGTTTTTAAAGGAATAATTAAAGACAAATTTATTCCGGTCATAACTTCCAAAGTTACAGCCTATTCATGCTCAATTGTAAAAAGTGTTATTGTACCAGACGAAAAAGAAGCCATGCATGAAGCTATTATGGAAATTCGTTCTGCCGGTGCAGATATGCTGATAACCACAGGCGGATTGTCTGTTGACCCCGATGATATAACCAGACAGGCTTTATTGGAAAATGGACTGACTGATGTACTTCATGGTGTCCCGCTTTTGCCTGGGACGATGAGTCTTTTAGGAAGACTTCCAGAAAATAAAGAATATGGTTCACTTCAGGTTCTTGGAGTACCTGCATGCGCTTTATATTATAAAACTACATTCTTAGACGTTATCCTTCCAAGGTTGCTTGCTGGAAGAGAAGTAACCCGACTTGAATTGTCGTCTATGGGCGAGGGAGGGTATTGCCTATCCTGTAACAGATGTACATGGCCCAAATGCGGTTTTGCCAAATAG
- a CDS encoding sigma-54-dependent Fis family transcriptional regulator → MYPSREFEPLSTSLEETWENFVHTGSHEPGKVRPEISQSWVRCYKARVDPFGNCGVSVLHRHTVDELRNSHAELLEIARPFMNRLYEIIAGSKLVVFLSDENGVILESIGDHEVKYSASKVNLVTGTNWNEEKVGTNGIGTALKLKVPIQISGKEHYCAKLHRWTCSAAPIINDQSEIIGVLQVSGPSREVHLHTLGMVVASVEAICGQIRIKKKNNELKKINHSLNQIFHTMSDGAMITDKDGVISQINKAGKQIFGEDTEGQSIKEILSNRPELWNNLYNGISYSDVELMLTSPKGSFHCLITGTPFKGDNGKTDGAVVFLNQIKNVKKLVNHFSGAQASFNFSDIIGSSEELMQAVNTAKGAAQCTSNVLIYGESGTGKELFAQSIHNDSPRSAGPFIAMNCAAFPRELIASELFGYTDGAFTGARRGGRPGKFEMADGGTLFLDEIGDMPIDQQAMLLRVLQEKKITRIGGDHLIPINVRFVCATNKNLLEEISKGNFRTDLYYRLNVIRVKIPPLKDRMKDLRDLFSHLLAKICQRQGRCIHSVSEKLMQHLQRYDWPGNVRELENVIEKMLSIDLGATELGIEHLPTRIVEMQKAPAVCSSPFYPNPNHDHEHKKKEMSDFILEKELLIKLLTTHKGNISRVAKEMSLSRNTVYRKMNFYKISKEQLFR, encoded by the coding sequence ATGTATCCAAGTAGAGAATTTGAGCCATTAAGTACTTCTCTGGAAGAAACATGGGAGAATTTTGTTCATACGGGTTCTCATGAACCAGGTAAAGTCAGGCCTGAAATTTCTCAGTCATGGGTCAGATGTTATAAAGCCCGGGTTGATCCCTTTGGAAACTGCGGGGTATCGGTTCTGCACCGCCATACAGTTGATGAGCTCAGGAACAGTCATGCTGAGCTTCTTGAGATTGCCAGACCGTTTATGAACAGACTCTATGAGATTATAGCGGGATCTAAACTTGTTGTTTTTTTATCTGATGAAAATGGGGTTATTCTCGAAAGTATTGGTGACCACGAAGTAAAATATAGTGCTTCAAAAGTTAACTTGGTGACCGGGACTAATTGGAATGAAGAAAAAGTTGGCACCAATGGAATAGGGACTGCTCTTAAATTAAAGGTTCCAATTCAGATATCAGGAAAAGAACACTATTGTGCAAAATTACATCGTTGGACATGCTCAGCTGCTCCAATAATTAACGATCAATCCGAAATTATAGGGGTTCTACAAGTTTCAGGACCCTCCAGAGAGGTCCATCTGCATACACTTGGAATGGTGGTTGCCTCGGTTGAGGCTATCTGTGGCCAGATAAGAATCAAGAAAAAAAATAATGAGTTGAAAAAAATTAATCACAGCCTGAACCAGATTTTTCATACAATGTCAGATGGAGCAATGATTACTGATAAGGATGGGGTGATCAGTCAGATAAATAAGGCTGGAAAACAAATTTTCGGAGAAGATACTGAAGGACAGTCGATAAAAGAAATATTGAGTAACAGACCTGAATTATGGAATAATTTATATAACGGTATCTCCTATTCAGATGTTGAACTCATGCTTACTTCTCCAAAGGGCTCTTTTCATTGCCTGATTACAGGGACTCCGTTCAAGGGTGATAATGGAAAAACAGATGGTGCCGTAGTTTTTCTTAATCAAATCAAAAATGTAAAAAAACTTGTAAACCATTTTAGTGGTGCTCAGGCTTCATTCAATTTTTCCGACATAATTGGCTCAAGCGAAGAGCTTATGCAGGCTGTTAATACCGCAAAAGGAGCGGCTCAGTGTACCAGCAATGTTTTGATTTATGGTGAAAGCGGAACAGGAAAAGAACTTTTCGCTCAATCAATTCATAATGACAGCCCTCGTTCTGCAGGACCTTTTATTGCCATGAATTGTGCTGCTTTTCCAAGGGAACTCATAGCCAGTGAACTTTTTGGGTATACTGATGGGGCGTTTACCGGGGCTAGACGTGGAGGCCGACCCGGGAAATTTGAAATGGCTGATGGCGGAACGCTGTTTCTGGATGAAATCGGTGACATGCCGATTGATCAGCAGGCTATGCTGTTACGAGTTCTTCAGGAGAAAAAAATTACCCGTATTGGTGGGGACCATTTGATACCTATAAATGTAAGATTTGTATGCGCCACAAATAAAAATCTTCTCGAAGAGATCTCAAAGGGCAATTTCAGGACAGATCTTTATTACAGACTGAATGTTATAAGAGTTAAGATTCCACCATTAAAAGATAGGATGAAAGATCTTCGTGATTTGTTCAGTCATTTACTGGCAAAGATCTGTCAGCGTCAGGGAAGGTGTATCCATTCTGTTTCCGAAAAATTGATGCAACACCTTCAGCGTTACGATTGGCCCGGAAATGTGCGTGAACTTGAAAATGTAATTGAAAAAATGCTCAGTATTGATCTTGGAGCTACTGAACTCGGAATTGAACATTTACCTACGAGGATAGTTGAAATGCAGAAAGCTCCGGCAGTCTGTTCCTCACCATTTTATCCTAATCCGAACCATGATCATGAGCACAAGAAAAAAGAAATGTCTGATTTTATACTTGAAAAAGAGTTACTTATAAAGTTGTTAACTACGCACAAGGGTAATATTAGCAGGGTTGCTAAGGAAATGAGCCTTTCACGCAACACTGTATATCGTAAAATGAATTTTTATAAAATTTCTAAGGAACAACTTTTTCGTTAA
- a CDS encoding transposase: MLKKSDQKQVTVELVTIEELVPENHLLRKINKFIDFSFIREKTKHLYCENNGRPAIDPVVLFKMLFIGYIFGIRSE; the protein is encoded by the coding sequence ATGTTAAAAAAATCTGATCAAAAGCAAGTCACTGTTGAGCTAGTAACAATTGAAGAGCTGGTTCCTGAAAACCATTTACTTCGAAAAATAAATAAGTTTATCGACTTTTCATTTATTCGAGAGAAGACCAAGCATCTTTACTGTGAGAACAATGGTCGTCCAGCAATTGATCCAGTTGTTCTTTTTAAGATGTTATTTATTGGGTATATATTTGGAATTCGCAGTGAG
- a CDS encoding molybdopterin-containing oxidoreductase family protein, translating to MEIRRSYCGLCHPRCGMLLHIEDGKVVKITGDPDHPISRGVLCERGRLMLDHLYHPQRLDYPLKSVGEKGEGKWERITWDQALDEIAEKLSGLKEQFGAETLTFTHGTKRTYHWDCRRFFNLFGSPNTCGVNTICMCPSYATEYATYGGMVMASDVPATKCIVLWGCNASKSKPVGLYPQILHARKNGAKLIVVDPRKTKEVEKADLWLQIRPGTDLALLLGWIRYIIVNDLYDREFVSNWTVGFEDLKEAVESYTPEKVAELTKIPVDLIIESVRLYATSNPAVIPFGLGIDKQGVNATQCARAKAILRAITGNLEISGGEIFSCAGEVGKIRDLEFLELNEQISAEQRAKQLGADQYPFFGFPGWEMNSAASKKLPEGYVMPPEAWHSNLAHARAVMDAILTGKPYPVTAAITLANNPLLALPNTKKVFKALKALKLYVVMEYYMTPSAAMADYVLPAATTVEQPEMWLTGGFCVAGPQGIDKIGERRSSYDFYRGLGLRLGQKDFWPWETMEEVYDYCLEPVGLTFKQLGEQNGFFGAREYKRYEKFGFGTPSGKVELKSSIFEELGAEPLPVYREPVWSPESADEELTRNYPLILTTGSRYMPMYHSEQRQIEKARKKVPDPLVTLHPETADKLGLVEGDWAVISTPLGSIRQKVKVSDAVGPDLVDCQHSWWFPERSSTLPELFGVFESNANVLCPDDAEFCSPEIGSWPHSALMCRVEKETTATKQS from the coding sequence ATGGAAATAAGAAGGAGTTATTGCGGTCTTTGTCATCCCCGTTGCGGTATGCTGTTGCATATTGAAGACGGGAAAGTTGTTAAAATTACCGGTGACCCTGATCATCCTATTTCCAGAGGAGTCCTGTGCGAACGCGGTCGCCTGATGCTTGATCATCTTTATCACCCTCAAAGGCTCGACTATCCGCTGAAAAGTGTTGGAGAAAAGGGTGAAGGTAAATGGGAACGGATAACCTGGGATCAGGCTCTTGATGAGATAGCGGAAAAGCTGTCCGGACTGAAGGAACAGTTTGGAGCAGAAACCCTGACCTTTACTCATGGAACAAAAAGAACATATCACTGGGATTGCAGGAGATTTTTCAATTTGTTTGGTTCCCCCAATACTTGCGGGGTAAACACTATATGCATGTGTCCAAGCTATGCCACAGAGTACGCCACCTATGGCGGAATGGTAATGGCAAGTGATGTTCCGGCAACAAAATGTATAGTCCTATGGGGTTGTAATGCTTCAAAGTCTAAACCTGTCGGACTTTATCCGCAGATACTTCATGCTCGTAAAAATGGTGCTAAGCTGATTGTTGTTGATCCGAGAAAAACTAAAGAGGTTGAAAAAGCAGACTTGTGGCTTCAAATTCGTCCTGGAACAGATTTAGCCCTTTTGCTTGGCTGGATACGCTATATTATTGTTAATGATTTGTATGATCGTGAATTTGTATCGAACTGGACAGTAGGCTTTGAAGATCTGAAAGAGGCTGTGGAATCATACACCCCGGAAAAAGTAGCTGAACTAACCAAAATACCTGTTGATTTGATTATAGAATCAGTCAGGCTTTATGCAACGTCAAACCCGGCTGTAATCCCATTTGGCTTAGGCATAGACAAACAGGGTGTTAATGCTACTCAGTGCGCAAGAGCCAAAGCTATTCTCAGGGCCATAACTGGTAACCTTGAAATATCAGGTGGAGAAATTTTCAGCTGTGCAGGTGAGGTTGGTAAAATCAGGGATCTGGAATTCCTTGAACTGAATGAACAGATCTCAGCTGAACAAAGGGCAAAACAGCTTGGTGCTGATCAGTATCCTTTTTTTGGTTTTCCCGGTTGGGAGATGAATTCTGCCGCGAGCAAGAAATTACCTGAAGGTTATGTAATGCCCCCGGAAGCCTGGCATTCAAATTTAGCCCATGCAAGAGCGGTTATGGACGCTATACTTACAGGTAAGCCATACCCGGTCACCGCGGCAATCACTCTGGCAAACAATCCGCTATTAGCTTTACCAAATACTAAAAAGGTTTTTAAAGCCTTGAAAGCCTTAAAACTTTATGTGGTAATGGAATATTATATGACTCCATCGGCTGCAATGGCTGATTATGTTCTTCCGGCGGCAACTACTGTTGAGCAGCCGGAAATGTGGCTGACTGGCGGATTTTGCGTTGCTGGACCACAGGGAATTGATAAAATCGGGGAAAGGCGCAGTAGCTATGATTTTTATCGTGGCCTAGGACTCAGACTGGGACAAAAGGATTTCTGGCCATGGGAAACTATGGAAGAAGTTTATGATTACTGCCTTGAACCTGTTGGACTTACATTTAAACAGCTGGGTGAGCAGAATGGTTTCTTCGGAGCGCGTGAATATAAGCGATATGAAAAATTCGGATTTGGAACGCCTTCAGGAAAAGTTGAGCTAAAGTCTTCTATCTTTGAAGAGTTGGGAGCTGAGCCGTTACCGGTTTATCGAGAACCAGTATGGAGTCCTGAAAGTGCTGATGAAGAGTTAACTAGGAATTATCCGTTAATATTAACTACAGGCAGTCGCTATATGCCAATGTATCATTCTGAACAGCGACAGATAGAAAAAGCCCGTAAAAAAGTACCTGATCCTCTGGTTACACTTCATCCTGAAACCGCAGATAAATTGGGCCTTGTTGAAGGAGACTGGGCTGTAATTTCCACTCCGCTTGGTTCTATAAGGCAGAAAGTAAAAGTTTCAGATGCTGTTGGTCCTGATTTGGTTGATTGTCAGCATTCATGGTGGTTTCCAGAAAGGTCTTCAACTCTTCCTGAACTTTTTGGTGTATTTGAATCAAATGCAAATGTTCTCTGCCCTGATGATGCTGAATTTTGTAGCCCGGAAATAGGAAGCTGGCCCCATTCAGCTCTAATGTGCCGGGTAGAAAAAGAAACTACGGCAACAAAGCAGTCTTAA